In the genome of Myroides phaeus, one region contains:
- the prmA gene encoding 50S ribosomal protein L11 methyltransferase: protein MVYIAYHFNVDPKEVGTEILIAELGEKAFESFEETATGVSAYVQKSLWTPDILEDIFILQSDQFTITYRKEEIAQVNWNEEWEKNFDPIDVDGVCYVRAPFHAKTEAEFDIVIEPKMSFGTGHHETTFMMIRQILTNDMQGKRVLDMGCGTAILAILASMRGATQVDAIDIDNWCYINSMENAQRNNCENINVFEGDASILKGEPVYDVILANINRNILLNDMDKYIACLTEGGAIYFSGFYTEDVSAIQKCAEGLGLSFEKQLEKNNWVSLKFVKA, encoded by the coding sequence ATGGTATATATTGCCTATCACTTTAATGTAGACCCTAAAGAAGTAGGAACAGAAATTCTAATTGCTGAGTTAGGAGAAAAGGCGTTCGAAAGCTTTGAAGAGACAGCAACAGGAGTAAGTGCTTATGTTCAAAAAAGCTTGTGGACTCCAGATATTTTAGAGGATATTTTTATTCTTCAATCAGATCAATTTACAATTACTTATCGCAAAGAAGAGATTGCACAAGTAAATTGGAATGAGGAATGGGAAAAGAATTTTGACCCGATTGATGTAGATGGTGTTTGTTATGTACGTGCACCTTTTCACGCAAAAACAGAAGCGGAGTTTGATATTGTAATCGAACCTAAAATGAGTTTTGGAACGGGACATCACGAAACTACATTTATGATGATTCGCCAAATCTTAACAAATGATATGCAAGGAAAACGCGTATTAGATATGGGATGTGGTACTGCAATTTTAGCAATTTTAGCGTCAATGCGTGGAGCAACACAAGTAGATGCAATTGACATTGACAATTGGTGTTATATCAATTCAATGGAGAATGCGCAACGCAATAATTGTGAGAATATCAATGTATTTGAAGGAGATGCTTCAATCTTAAAAGGAGAGCCTGTTTACGATGTTATTTTAGCTAATATCAATCGTAATATCTTATTAAATGATATGGATAAATACATTGCTTGTCTAACAGAAGGAGGGGCAATTTACTTTAGTGGATTCTATACTGAAGATGTTTCTGCTATTCAAAAATGTGCAGAAGGATTAGGTTTGTCATTTGAAAAACAATTAGAAAAAAATAATTGGGTATCTTTGAAATTCGTTAAAGCATAG
- a CDS encoding ATP-dependent Clp protease adaptor ClpS, translated as MSTQEQVQEKVDISELLNNNTEIVLYNDDVNTFDHVIETLVKVCKHTSEQAEQCAILVHYKGKCTVKTGEFKKLQAQCLQLLDAGLSAELV; from the coding sequence ATGAGTACACAAGAACAAGTTCAAGAGAAGGTTGATATTTCAGAATTGTTGAATAACAATACTGAGATTGTGCTGTATAATGATGATGTTAATACATTTGATCATGTGATAGAAACGCTTGTAAAAGTTTGTAAACATACATCTGAACAAGCGGAACAATGTGCTATTTTAGTTCATTATAAAGGAAAATGTACAGTGAAAACAGGAGAGTTTAAAAAGCTTCAAGCACAATGTTTGCAACTTTTAGATGCAGGATTAAGTGCTGAGTTAGTATAA